atacagtGGGACTTATGAAAACTTTGaagaatttatttaattttttatttttcatataaattttttatatgcgTGTCATGTGGTTGTCGTAGATCAAACACATTAACTACCATAATTTATAGGAATTGAAAAATCTTTTCGATTTTGATGGCGTAGATTCTTACATAATAAAccattttgtaattaattaatctGTATATTTGAGCCTCAAAAAAGGGAATTTGTTCTGGACATGGAAGAAAGCTTTAATTAATTTGGAAGAGCCACGAGAACTGATTAAATTGCttaattcaatatttaaatatcatcattttttttagaaagatctAATTGCTAGTCCAGCAATATAAGATGGACTCATTTTCTGCATCAAATACTTAGGCCTGATAATATCGTCCTACATACTCTACACAAATCAACAAGAACCCATGAATATTATGaggataaaaatgatattaatccattttaatattaaaatgcatTATATTAATCCATTTTAATGTAGGAAATATATGAGACTAATTAACAAAATCAATAGAGTAAATTCAAGAGATTAGAGGAAACTTATCGATGATAGAGAGAGCCAAGGCGTGGAACTCAATCCACTGTCCTAAGAAATGATTTCGCCCCATTGGATTCAATTTATCCTTGGTGCAGAAAGGGCTCCGGCGATCACCCCCAGGATTCAACGGCAAGCTATGGTTGTGTGCACTCACAAGCCAAAGCTTTAAACTCGTATTAATGCCCATAGAAATTGAAGGAAGAGTAAGACACGGAATTAAgaattttgttgcttttttgTATATGTTAAGAGATATCTTTACGTCTGtttttataagttataacaagGTTGATTCGCACATGTTTGGAAATTTGCCGTGATAAACGTCCCCCTAAAATTTCTCCTTTTAAACTTTCATTTCATAGCTATAGAATTAAAGGTTGATTGTTGTGCATTtggaaaaattattgtatactcctaaagtaccataaatgcgtatttCCTCctttcacatgaatggtgggtcctactaattaaatttatggtgagatccaccattcatgtgaaagGAGGGAGTACGAATTTAAGGTATTCCAAAATTACCCAATAATTTTCCGTGTATTTGGGATTGTGTTGAGGCAAAGGAAAGATCATGTTTTAAGGTGAAAATAAGGAATAGATGAGAGAAATTGGTGGACCAAATGATCTAATGACAGAGGAGAGACCCAGCTGTtattccttaatttatttttactaatttaatatgaAACTTTTCCAACATATTATAaggataaaaattatattaatccattttaatattaaaatgcatcATCATTTTATCTTTGACCTATTATCCTAAGTTGCCCGCAAGATGTTTCTAGAAGGAAGAATTTTGTGGAGTAGTTTTGTAGCTTGAGgagaaattaaaattgttaagattcttaaaaaataaaaatcaaacaatttaaatttaatcctttaattttggttataattttcaaattagttctttatgttaaaattattatcaatttagtCCACTATTTAAATTGATCTtttactattaaattttttaatgaaaacttactaaataaaatgcattattcAAAAGATCttattgtttgattaatattaattttaaaaaattcttaaatgaCTTCATGCACTAATAATATATTtggacaaaataattaaattaactcatttagtTATTTACTCATAGATTTTACAATGAAATGGGCCAAAGTAAACCGAAATATACCAAATGGACCAAACCAGACTGAACTAGACCATTAACAGTTAGTTCATTATTTCAatgttctttttattattaaagaatTAAGTGAAAACATTGATAAGATGATAAGATGAAATGAggcattatttttttaaaaaaatcttataatttgattaatattaatttaaaaattgctTAAATGACTTCATGcactaataataaattttgaaaaaataatatagttaactcatttaattatttactagcagattttacaattaaaatgaACCGAACTGGAAtgaattggaccaaaatggaGTAAATGGACCGAATTGGAATGAATTGGACCAAAGTGGAGTAAATGAAACGAACTGGACCTTAGTGGACCAAAATGAACCATTATTAGTTTAgtccattaattatatttaaatgttctttttactaataaaaatttaagtgaaaacATTCATAACatacattatttaaaagatcttattgtttgattaaaattaattttaaaaaagcttAGATGACTTCACATACTAatagatttgaacaaaataattaaattaactcatttaattatttactaATAGATTTCACAATTGAAATGGACCTAATGGATTGAAATATTACATTGATGTAACTCAATGGTtgtcactctataagtataaatgcttgtggggtgtggagggcaAAGGctagagttcaagtctccatgagagagtttcacacacatatatacttagattagattagagtagaaattctatcttgtataaaaaaaaattttaaaaattttttagatattatataaatataaatgagTAATATTTTATCACCATTTCATGATGCAGACCATtctatctataaaaaaataattagatttttGTGAGGTCACATCATTGATCATTgatatttgtttaaaattaaaacacataCTTTATGGGAAAtttgatttattaatttttaaacaatgaccataaaaaataaaaccttaaacTTGAAATTATTGTAATCCGCTATGGATTCTTAACCACTTATCAAGGTGTAAATGTCACCTTCTTCGAGTTGGTTGGAGGGTTTGGGCTCCAAACTGGTTTTGTTATTCTTTCCAATTATTTCTATCCAAAATTACTCATATCTATCACATccttaaaattacaaatttttttaatcttggtGACATGTATTGTTAATCTTTGTGGTACTCTTCCGAATAGATACAATTAAAGTTAAAAGTATATTAGAAACGTTAAAAACCATGACTTGAAGTTACAGTTTTCTTAATTTATGAAGATTATGTGTATTATGTGTGCAAATGTGCATAAAAAAACACTCCaaataaatatcataaaaaaCACAGAATCCATGCAGCAGAATTTAGGTCAATTACAAGTGTCTCTTTGTATATATGACAATGACATATCTATTTAGAACAAGACATGTCACTGTCCCACCTACTAAATAACATAAGAAAACGCCATGGACATTGTCTTGTCTCTTGACAGTTTCTTAGGCAGGAACCAATAATGCActctacaaaaataatttttaagtacAATATTTTAAGCTATTCAATTAAATTGAGCAAAGATACTATCACAACATTTTACATAATTTTACCATTCATTTCGTACGTGATGAATGGTGAGTAATGGAGATATTCACCATTGTGTAAAACATGTGGCAATAGCATTACTCATTTGAATTCAATCGATTTAAACAACTGGCCCGAGTCAGCGATTTGCTTTCTGACCCGAGCTGACTCGCTAACTGACTCGTCTCTGTGTCCCATAGTCACCACCACCAGCCtcatttcctctctcttttccctCACCATCAACACCTTCTTCTTCGTCTGTCTTATCAAATCCCAAAACCCATCATTATCTTCTCGATTCAGCCTCTCTTTGCAATCCTCAAGCCTCTTCAACACGTTAAAAAACTGAGTCGACTCAGTACCGCAGATCATACTTTCCATTCTATTCCCGAGTTCCACAACTCGTACAAATATTTCAGATTGAACCAACATGAAATCTTCACCAACGATTCTCATCACCTCGAAGACCAAACTGTTAACATGTAACGAATCCGGAGCTTCACAAATTTTCTCTGTAAAATCAACAAGAACATTTATTTCCTTTAATAATTCCGAGTTCAACAAGCTCAAAACCTTTTGTTCTTTATCTTTGTTATCTACTCTGTATGAACATGAACAAAAGTAATAACCCAAAACCCTAGAAACCATCAAACTTTGTTCCAATAAACCCGCGTACCATCTTACCCAATTCGACAATTCCCACGTTTCCACATCGGAATTGTCTCTAAAATTCGATAGGTTAAGGAAGTTTTTGCCACCAGAGCATGGATAAAAAGAGAGCTGGTCTTTTAGAATGAAGGAGCCCCTGTTGATAACGTTATGAATTGTGAGAAGGCATTTTAGGGCAACGGAAGCACTTTGCGTGTCATGCAAGCGATCCATTAGTACTTTTATGCATGCACACGCGGTGAGGCGGGACCCGTTGCCAAAGTTGAGAACGGCGGCAAGGCGCTTCTCAGACGGAGGAGACGGGTTGTGCGTGGTGGCGTGGAGGACCGCGAAGTTTACAGAGGCGTGGCATTTGGTTATTGATAGGGTTGCTTTGATCAAAGAGGCTTTGTCTTTGAGACTATCTATGAGATTTCTTAGCTTCTTTAGCCTACCCATGGTGAGTCAAAGAAAGAGGATAAGGAGAGCCTAGAGAGGAAGGAGTGGGAAGAGAGAAGTATTAAGATGAATTTGAGAAAGCTttagagatttttaattttattaatgtgtgtattaattaataattaattactaCTATATCTTTGTTTTATAGTAGAAACTCAACGTAacaatatatgtaatataaGGTATAAACTTAAATAATAACTTGTGATGCATTGGTGCATGTATGGACCACAGTCAGCCTCGCGCCTGCCGTTTCTTACCGTTTCTTCTGTAAGCCATGTTTGTCAAATTTTGCGGATGGTAATATAAGAGCATGACTTTTGACTTTATGCTAAGTACCCAATTAAGACCAGATAGAGAAAGGAGAAGTTCATAGTTAtcgttttttttaaatttgaccATCTCTACCATGTATGAAATTTCTGTCTTGATGCCCTCCAGGACGTAGCCAGAAAATTTTACTTGGGAGCTGAATTGTAGTATTGATATATTAACTATAGATCATattgaatacaaaattattaactttgatatattgttattttcttaaatattaatgaacatacaaaaattatatagtttattatagacaaataccaaaaaaaaaaatcaaataaaagaacAGTTCGCATCAAAATTATGCCCAACAATCTTTAATGGAATAAAGATAGCAATGCAAAAATGTGaacaaaaaaatcttaaataccCTTATGCATATCAACACACACATAGTGGCagaagaaataaacaaaaataatactaatgGTAAAATAACAATGATGAttgataaaagagagaaaaaagaaaatgcactTACATATTATGCATATCAACACACACATAGTGgcagaagaaataaaaaaataataataatactaatggTAATATAACAATGATGAttgataaaagagagaaaaaagaaaatgcactTGCATATTCACTTCTTTAAAGAGTCAAGAAGATGATGTTGcaccaggaaaaaaaatgaattaataattttggTTGAGATATGAGTTTTTGTGttatgaagaaagaaaatggggCAATGGGCTGACACTAGCAGCTACAACAAAGCTCCGTAGGTacttaaagatgaaaaaaatatattgaaattatGTTGAAAAATGGGTTGTCAATGATACTAGAGAATAAGTTATTATCCATTggattaattataaattttttggacAATGGAAAAGATCAACTATTAGTCATTATCTTTTGGACTAACTATAAATCTTAGGAATAATTGGGGTGGACAGGTAATAAAGTTTTGAACAATTGATGAGGCTAACTAAAAATCTATTGGACTAATTAGAAATCTTAGAAATaattggggggtggggggggcgATTCTAATTTTTGGGGAGGACTATATCCTATTACTAGTATAGTTgtaggagaagaagaaaaaaattggggggGCCAGGAGCAATGTAGCTCCGCCCCTAATGCACTCTAATATGAATATTCTAATTAagaaagttattattaattttactacataacCTTATAACCTTATAGATTGACATGATGACATGACAATAAAACTCACatcaacaattgaaaaaaaaaattctaaataattttctttctttgtgccCTGTGTTTAACACATCAGtttataagatatatttaatattatttgtaacTTTATTATAATCACTCTTTTATCTAACTAGTATATAGGTGCTAATAACTTGTTGGCCAATTGATACCTTGTCCTCCCCCTGAAAGGACAATTCAATCGCAAGTTGAGGCAATGAGTAGGGGATATACAATAATTGTATAAAAGTACCCCGTCTATGGGTTGAGTTGTAgggtaaattatattttaccataaataaaataaaaaataagccaACTCAATAATAAGAGCATTAACATTAGATATgctaaaacacttaaaatactattttggcacACCAAATAACCAAAAACTTGCTACATTAGGTGTGGTAAATCTAAAAAAGTTTAGCAATGTAGTAATCTACTACTTGTAGTAATAATTGTAGCACACATGCCACttagttttatacttttttattcctctctctctctctctctctctctctctctctctctctctctctctctctctctctctctctctctctctctctctctctctctctctcgttaaCATTCGCTAATCTCTTACATAGCCACAAACCAAACAATTTCTACATCTCTTAacaccaaaatataaaattgaaattaaactACAATTTTACTTAACCATGTGTTGGGGGCGTTTTTTATTTGTTGCCCACATGATGTTAAGGAAGTCAAGACCGAGACTCAACTTTAGGCTTCAAACATGGCTCAAAGGCTATTGGCGAAGTATAAAAGACCTATTTTGCTCAAAGTCCAGGTTGCATCcaacaaatattataataaggTCATACCTCATTCAAAGATAAACTAGCACAAAGGACGGCCCACCACAACAAGTGCTTAAATAATAGTTTAGTGATAAGTAAGAGAAATGTCCAACGGTAGATGTTTGGAAAATCAATATTTACatagtaaaaattatgcatttcttCCATGGTTGGTTAATATAAAAGTGAGCCCATTATAACAAGTacacaagagaaaaaaaaaggtctagCAGTGAATATAATAGACCTCCAGCGGTAGACAGGTTAATGAGTGTATTTACATGGTAAAAATCATACgttttccttattattattaagtcaaCATAAGGGAAAATTTCCAGAGTATCCAAAACATTTTGGCTTTCatcataataacaataaataaggaTTAAAGGCTccataattacaaataaaagagaaaaaataggatgaaatgaaggaagagagagattcCAGCTTAGTGTAACATATATTGAACTAAGATTTTTGgggactatatatatatgtgtggcATGGATGGAGTAGTATAGGCTGTTTTAAGTGAATGGGTATGTAAGCTTGTGATGATATGATAGAGTTAATGTTGAAACTAAGTCTTTAATGGGTAAAGGGTTGTTTATGACTAATTAGGAAGCGTTTATGAGCTGTGAATATGCAGGAATAAGGAAGGGAATGTCTGAGACTAAGTGAGTGTGGGCTAAGGAGAATGATTTATGAGCTTGGGGAGAGTTGAACCACAAGCAAAGTGACAAGAAAAATCAGAAATTTCAGAAGGGGTTGGTTAGTGTTTGTGGGCTAGTATGCTTAGGATTTTATAGGAGAGTTTAAGGGAGCATTAATGAGCAAAAGTTTAAAATGTAGAACTGATTCAGGGGCAGAATAGCTTATATAATTATCCTAGGATTTGGCCTAAAATGGGAGTTTTGCTTTTGGGTCTGTTTTGCTTCTTTGGGCAATGTCACACATGGGTAAAAATCAGCATAATCTTACATTAAATGCTAAGAATTTTGAGATTATGTTCAGCCAATGAGATTAAAGCAAGTATTAAGGAGGAATCCTAGTGTTGCAGCTGAGATTTGGACCATAGGAAGTAGGATTCAACAccccaagccaggtgtcaaAGTTTAAGTCAACTTCAGAGGGTTCCACTGGAGATCTCtttatgccctccaaaccatATGTTCCCAAATTTTCTCCTTTAAGATTCATGGGCTTGGTTCATGAACCAATTGCatacatttttagtaataaaataaactatttggTTAAGGATTTCATGAGCTTGGAGGTATTGGTTATGGCTTCCTTGAGTTGTGACCAAAACTTAGGAACAAAGGGTATTTATTGCCCATTAACCTTTAGGTGTCAGCCTCTGGTACTGTTCACGTCAGAGTTGGCAGTAGGATAGGTGGCCAGCTCCTAATTTGGTTTGGGAGCTTGATTGCTTCTTGAGGTAACCTTCAGCGGAAGACAGAACTGAATAGAGTTCTTCAATGGGGTCAGTTTGCACACATGGGCTGTTTTGGCTGAGATTTCATGTTGGACTTGGCCATGAGGGTTGAATATTTTGTTGGGCCTCTGACTTGGTGGTTCTCTCCACTTGGACCTATCCTTTTGTTTTCTCATTATGAACCCTACAAAATGGACAAAGCTACCATATATTGCCATAGATTTTTATTTCACATGGGCTTTAGTTGTTAGtggaaataaaatgaatccatgagttttaataaatattcatgataggttttgggtattaatttccatgggctttaaataacaacttgtatagtttttcataattttgctatggattattttgtaaatgatattttctttggggCATTTAAATAATGACCTCCAATATTTCTTGAGAATAATATTTATCATGGGTTTTAAATAGAGACATTATCcatgagttttaaataaaacatgGTAACAACCATTATAGTGGAATAATGTGatactctcattttttttttctatgaatgATCATAATAAGGTAAATAATTATcatgagttttgaaaatagatATTAAGAATGTATAAGGTAAATAGTGACTATGCGTTCTTATATAAATTCCATGAGTTTATATTatggttgaaataaataaatgtcataggtctaaaataaataatcataactttCCATGGGTTTTTATATTAGTACcacaaattcataattctccatgggcttgatatatgtttgtcatgggttttggaaaaatgaatagtgtGACATAACATAAATAGTTACCATGGGTTTATAATAtggtatgaaataaataaatattatgcgtttaaaataaatcataactttccatgggtttttatattagtaacacaaattcataattctccATGGGCTTGATATATGTTCGTCAtgggttttggaaaaatgaatagtgtcatGTAATATAAATGGTTACCATAGGTTTTATACGATAAATTTCATAGGTTTGTAATATTGTATTAATAGGTTTAAGAACTTAAAACCTGTTAATCATTAGACTTTAAGTGAAATACTTATGATATAGTATTTTGCCAAGTATTGATAACTTTGGGCTTTTCACAAAATAGTATCAAATAGCTAGCTTGggtttttgatattgccaatgagaattgagcTTAGttaataaataatgataataaaattggataagatttgagtttttgggctttttgtgataatttataTCATGACCCAATTTACATAATGAGATATGAAATAGTTGTGGTTAACATAACAATAgggaaaaaatatttgagaaaGCCCAATAGCTTATTAGTgatgtttgaaaataaataggtgataataaaattaggtgtaaaaaaaaaatgtaccctaACACCATGCATCACTTTATATCCAATATAAAGTAAACCTgtcttttttaagaaaaaaaaaatcatttattttcattaaattttatgCTTGAACTATGATATATTTACATTCATTTAGTTAGTATTTATTCATCAAATTAATCTTAGTTAGGttagtattaaataaatttattcaattaatatttaaatgtaaaatatcccatttaaatttattgtgttaGGCCTTCAAACTATCTTTAGGAACCTCAACAAAGACAATCTATCTCCAATGATCATGACTCTCTGGGAAACATAGTGTTACTATTAACAAAGTACtatatatttcatcaaaaaaacaaaacaattaaaaggGAAGTAATGAAAATAACGAGCTGCTAGCCTCATTCCAACTTACAACGTTCGGATTCTTGTAACAACTAGAAGAAAGCGTTTCTTGTAATTtctagattttatatatattgtggcATAGCTTATTTCTGTTGTTCTATTCACTCTTTGAGATTTCTGGGTAGTGTTTATGAGTCATATCTGGGCCGAATGCTTATATGGAGAAAAGTCGTAAGCCTAGCCcaataaactttagagatagagaaagaaTAACACTAATTTTTGTTGAGAATGCCCAGCCCAATAGTGCTGGACCTGGGAGTTAGGCGTTCACTACTTGCAAGTTCTCCCAACTCCCAATCAGAGAAAGGGGTATTTCTTGAAGTCTCACTGTGAAAATATTGATTTGATTAAATTGATCTTGAATCATTCTACTTAGTCTTATACCACACACAAAGAAGAGTACACCATTTTTCACCACAAAACATTGTCATTTGCTTTGCTGGGTGAATTTACATATCTAATATTTGGAGGGGCCAAATATCTTGAGAAAGAACCT
This genomic stretch from Castanea sativa cultivar Marrone di Chiusa Pesio chromosome 1, ASM4071231v1 harbors:
- the LOC142621800 gene encoding putative clathrin assembly protein At4g40080, yielding MGRLKKLRNLIDSLKDKASLIKATLSITKCHASVNFAVLHATTHNPSPPSEKRLAAVLNFGNGSRLTACACIKVLMDRLHDTQSASVALKCLLTIHNVINRGSFILKDQLSFYPCSGGKNFLNLSNFRDNSDVETWELSNWVRWYAGLLEQSLMVSRVLGYYFCSCSYRVDNKDKEQKVLSLLNSELLKEINVLVDFTEKICEAPDSLHVNSLVFEVMRIVGEDFMLVQSEIFVRVVELGNRMESMICGTESTQFFNVLKRLEDCKERLNREDNDGFWDLIRQTKKKVLMVREKREEMRLVVVTMGHRDESVSESARVRKQIADSGQLFKSIEFK